The Luteitalea sp. genome has a window encoding:
- a CDS encoding ATP-binding protein: protein MSRSRVLVSWSSGKDSAWMLHVLREQGGLEIGGLLTTLNEAFERVAMHGVRRVLVEAQAAAARLPLRLVPLPWPCTNDMYEARMSEALRAAVADGFTHVAFGDLFLEDVKQYRERQLAGSGLSPIFPLWGRDTTELAREMLDSGLRARIVCLDPRAVPRSLAGREYDDAFLSALSDAGTIDPCGERGEFHTFAYAGPMFHTAVPHAVGETAERDGFVFSDIMAPTTQRTRSQPDAE, encoded by the coding sequence ATGAGTCGATCCCGTGTGCTGGTGTCGTGGAGCTCTGGCAAGGACAGCGCGTGGATGCTGCACGTCTTGCGTGAGCAGGGCGGGCTCGAGATTGGCGGGCTGCTCACGACGTTGAACGAAGCCTTCGAGCGGGTCGCGATGCACGGTGTCCGCCGGGTCCTCGTCGAAGCACAGGCCGCCGCGGCCCGCCTGCCACTGCGGCTCGTGCCGCTGCCCTGGCCGTGCACGAATGACATGTACGAGGCGCGCATGAGTGAGGCGCTTCGTGCGGCCGTGGCGGACGGCTTCACGCACGTCGCGTTTGGCGATCTCTTCTTGGAGGATGTCAAGCAGTATCGCGAGCGGCAACTTGCAGGCAGCGGCCTCTCGCCGATCTTTCCACTGTGGGGTCGCGACACCACCGAGTTGGCGCGTGAGATGCTCGACTCTGGGCTTCGCGCGCGGATCGTCTGCCTTGATCCGCGGGCCGTGCCGCGATCGCTCGCGGGCCGAGAGTACGATGACGCATTCCTATCGGCGCTTTCGGATGCGGGGACGATAGACCCATGCGGCGAGCGAGGCGAGTTCCACACCTTCGCCTACGCTGGTCCGATGTTCCACACTGCGGTGCCGCACGCGGTTGGCGAGACCGCCGAACGAGACGGTTTCGTGTTCTCCGATATCATGGCACCCACTACTCAGCGAACGCGGTCTCAACCGGACGCGGAATGA
- a CDS encoding PDZ domain-containing protein — protein MSRLSFQRVTRETRLLATTLVVSIVVLFLLARFRYPAPEPTGDATTQPLARLAATASYEELANAIERLGPRALPLLVTLRVDPGETRDDFEPFAWRAPAVDLPRFVPALRVRDDRAIAVLPPGARVQGMIGSREVPTIVSTDAIRGVVLLEVAKQSAAVISVWDSGAPLDTPRYVAAAEGTRGGPTLRPLFLGRTDPVRDLRWNTALLALGGAGAAPIGSFVFALDGRLAGAIVDTEGGAAILPADALMRVSDQLAEGGSLTTGDLGLTAQVLTPALAMATGARSGVVIAFVDPTGPTAKTVRVGDVVWAIRGETVYSADGFGTRVARMRPGTPVKLSLMRGGRKLEVDATVRAHEGGASAAAPAGLGLVMRQADGLGAEVMRVLPRSAAAYAGLAPGDLITQMDSESVPTPSTVQRLYGQAKPGRLLIVGVERRGKFMVLALAK, from the coding sequence ATGTCGCGGCTCTCCTTTCAGCGCGTCACGCGAGAGACCCGTCTGCTCGCCACCACGCTCGTCGTGTCGATTGTCGTGCTGTTCCTCCTGGCGCGCTTCCGGTATCCAGCGCCGGAACCGACCGGCGATGCCACTACACAACCGCTCGCTCGGCTGGCCGCCACCGCCTCCTACGAGGAGCTGGCCAACGCCATCGAGCGGCTCGGGCCGCGCGCCCTCCCGTTGCTCGTCACGCTGCGCGTCGATCCGGGTGAGACGCGCGACGATTTCGAGCCGTTCGCCTGGCGCGCACCAGCAGTCGATCTGCCCCGCTTCGTGCCTGCGCTGCGCGTTCGTGACGATCGTGCGATCGCCGTTCTGCCGCCGGGCGCACGCGTCCAGGGCATGATTGGCTCACGCGAGGTGCCAACCATCGTGAGCACCGACGCCATCCGGGGCGTGGTTCTACTCGAGGTAGCCAAGCAGTCTGCTGCCGTCATTTCGGTGTGGGACAGCGGCGCGCCGCTCGACACACCCCGGTATGTGGCAGCGGCGGAGGGCACGCGCGGTGGCCCGACACTGAGGCCGCTGTTCTTGGGGCGTACGGACCCCGTTCGCGACCTGCGGTGGAACACCGCCCTGCTGGCGCTGGGTGGAGCGGGCGCGGCGCCGATCGGCTCGTTCGTCTTCGCCCTCGACGGGCGCTTGGCCGGTGCGATCGTCGACACTGAAGGGGGTGCGGCGATTCTTCCCGCGGACGCGCTGATGCGCGTCTCGGATCAGCTGGCGGAGGGCGGTTCCCTCACGACAGGCGACCTCGGCCTGACAGCGCAAGTACTGACACCGGCGCTGGCGATGGCGACCGGCGCACGGTCCGGCGTCGTGATCGCGTTCGTCGATCCGACCGGCCCCACGGCCAAGACCGTTCGGGTTGGCGATGTGGTGTGGGCTATTCGGGGGGAGACCGTTTACTCGGCAGACGGCTTCGGCACGCGGGTCGCACGCATGCGGCCCGGGACGCCCGTCAAGCTCTCGCTGATGCGGGGAGGTCGGAAATTGGAGGTCGACGCGACGGTTCGCGCGCACGAAGGCGGAGCCTCCGCCGCCGCCCCAGCCGGTCTCGGTCTCGTGATGCGTCAAGCCGACGGGCTCGGTGCTGAGGTCATGCGCGTGCTCCCACGCAGTGCTGCCGCGTACGCAGGGCTCGCGCCAGGCGATCTCATCACCCAGATGGACAGCGAATCTGTGCCCACGCCAAGTACCGTCCAACGTCTCTACGGGCAGGCCAAGCCCGGGCGCTTACTCATCGTCGGCGTCGAGCGCCGCGGAAAGTTCATGGTGCTGGCACTCGCAAAGTAG
- a CDS encoding iron-sulfur cluster assembly accessory protein → MIAISENAGRQIRKLLEKQGMLHGALRVGVKAGGCSGLSYIFAWEEAPRPDDEVYEGPHDTRVFVDPRSLRFLAGTVLDYDTSLLSKGFVVENPNAKASCGCGTSFSV, encoded by the coding sequence ATGATAGCGATCAGCGAGAACGCAGGCAGGCAAATTCGTAAGCTCCTCGAGAAACAGGGAATGTTGCACGGCGCCCTGCGGGTCGGTGTGAAGGCCGGCGGCTGCTCAGGGTTGAGCTACATCTTCGCTTGGGAAGAGGCGCCGCGGCCCGATGATGAAGTGTACGAAGGGCCACACGACACGCGCGTCTTCGTCGATCCGAGGAGCCTCCGTTTCCTGGCCGGCACGGTCCTCGACTACGATACGAGCCTGCTCAGCAAGGGGTTCGTGGTCGAGAATCCAAACGCCAAGGCGAGCTGTGGCTGCGGAACGTCGTTTTCCGTGTAA
- a CDS encoding CBS domain-containing protein, producing the protein MTVRARLRQWRRRVQVAFLRLTGLSRVAEENYLLLAAIGVGILAGLGSAAFMYSLRGVHHLFFDSLAGRLGALGPSAVVLLPALGGLIVGPLIARFAPEARGHGVPEVMTAVATRGGRIQGRVAVVKTAASAISIGSGGSAGQEGPMVQIGASLASALGHRLGIPAERMRTFVACGAAGGLAAVFNAPIGGAIFALEVITGELTPAFGAVILSSISATVVSRSLFGNYPSFVVPRYDVVSDVEMLFYALLGLLAGLAATGFIRTLYALEERFDRWELPAWSKPALGGLMVGIVGRFAPDIFGTGSETIQGATWGTLGPAWLLALLVPLKIVSTSLTLASGGSGGVFGPSMYIGAVLGGAFGWLVHLVFPTVTAGSGAYALVGIGAVVGGTALAPLTAIILLFEMTDDYRIILPSMLATVVAIVVTRRLVGESIYTLKLRQQNIAYYAGQELERVHAFTVEQAMRKNLPAVAPSTSVLSALSVAVQARAPALPVVDAEHRVIGVVSMDQLSAAAVAEKRPASLDAIMTRASEANILVSDRLVTALTRLSESDSDALVVVRSETDAMPVGVVSRRDVMRIYERVLRRR; encoded by the coding sequence ATGACGGTGAGAGCCCGGCTGCGGCAGTGGCGCCGGCGCGTACAGGTCGCCTTCCTGCGGCTGACGGGATTGTCACGCGTGGCCGAGGAGAACTATCTGCTCCTCGCGGCCATCGGTGTCGGGATCCTCGCAGGCCTGGGCTCGGCTGCGTTCATGTACTCCTTGCGGGGCGTCCACCACCTGTTCTTCGATTCCTTGGCAGGACGCCTTGGCGCGCTCGGCCCGTCTGCCGTCGTACTCCTTCCCGCGCTCGGTGGGCTCATTGTTGGCCCCTTGATCGCTCGGTTTGCACCGGAAGCACGCGGGCACGGTGTGCCTGAAGTCATGACGGCGGTTGCGACGCGTGGTGGTCGTATTCAGGGCCGCGTCGCTGTCGTCAAGACGGCGGCCTCGGCGATCTCGATTGGCTCGGGCGGATCGGCCGGCCAAGAAGGCCCGATGGTGCAGATTGGCGCCTCGCTGGCCTCCGCGCTTGGCCATCGCCTCGGTATTCCCGCGGAGCGCATGCGCACGTTCGTGGCCTGCGGCGCCGCGGGCGGCCTCGCGGCGGTGTTCAACGCACCGATCGGCGGCGCCATTTTCGCGCTCGAGGTCATCACCGGCGAGCTGACCCCGGCGTTTGGCGCTGTCATTCTGTCATCCATCAGTGCCACGGTGGTCTCGCGCAGCCTGTTCGGCAACTATCCCTCGTTCGTCGTTCCGCGGTACGACGTCGTCAGCGATGTGGAGATGCTGTTCTACGCCCTGCTGGGACTGTTGGCCGGGCTCGCCGCGACCGGCTTCATTCGGACGCTGTACGCGCTCGAGGAACGCTTCGATCGATGGGAGCTGCCAGCGTGGTCGAAGCCCGCTCTTGGCGGCTTGATGGTAGGGATCGTTGGCCGCTTCGCGCCGGATATCTTCGGGACCGGTAGCGAGACCATCCAGGGTGCGACATGGGGCACGCTCGGCCCGGCGTGGCTGCTCGCGCTCCTGGTCCCGCTCAAGATCGTCTCGACGTCACTCACGCTCGCCTCGGGCGGTTCGGGAGGCGTGTTCGGCCCGTCGATGTACATCGGCGCCGTGCTGGGTGGCGCCTTTGGCTGGCTGGTCCACTTGGTGTTTCCAACGGTCACCGCCGGGAGCGGCGCATACGCGCTCGTGGGGATTGGTGCGGTCGTCGGCGGCACCGCGCTGGCGCCGCTCACCGCGATCATCCTGCTCTTCGAGATGACCGACGACTACCGCATCATCCTGCCCTCCATGCTGGCGACCGTGGTCGCCATTGTCGTGACGCGCCGTCTGGTGGGCGAGTCCATCTACACGCTCAAGCTTCGCCAGCAGAACATCGCGTATTACGCCGGGCAGGAGCTCGAGCGCGTGCACGCATTCACGGTCGAGCAGGCGATGCGCAAGAACTTGCCCGCTGTGGCGCCCAGCACGAGCGTGCTGAGCGCCCTGTCGGTGGCGGTGCAGGCACGCGCACCGGCGCTACCAGTGGTCGACGCCGAGCACCGTGTCATCGGCGTCGTCAGCATGGACCAGCTCTCGGCCGCCGCGGTTGCAGAGAAGCGTCCGGCGTCGCTGGATGCCATCATGACGCGCGCCAGTGAGGCGAATATCCTGGTCTCCGACCGATTGGTCACGGCCCTCACGCGGCTGAGCGAATCCGATTCCGACGCGCTCGTCGTCGTACGCAGCGAGACCGACGCGATGCCTGTTGGCGTGGTCTCACGGCGGGATGTCATGCGCATCTACGAGCGGGTGTTGCGACGAAGATGA
- a CDS encoding BamA/TamA family outer membrane protein: MIKACRSASCTCAMLASLGLNTAAAAQPASAAHPSSRSGESKTTPAARPDDGGDQRPQDQQSTTAAASRPAGHGPSWLSPLLSQVNQAGDGWTPRAGRIVSGGGLALGQAYTKSIFEGRARAQAEMLFSVKGYLQGELSLSSRPLGAGGLTLGGRLRYSDLPQEDFFGFGQASSASMHTSYSHRMTDVSLVAALAPRPWLQIEGTAGFLNHDLSRGRQPGLPSIEERFTDEAVPGLVGTTQFMQTGVAAVVDLRDVAEAPRHGGWYRASLTHYEGIGGSGARFASFDADLRQFIAIPGTTRHVLALHGQVMSTAGGTDAEIPFFMMPRLGGKSLRGYEVSRYTDRHLLAFSVEHRWDVHPKLQLVGFLDVGQVAPALGAFGLERFRSSVGTGVRYRVGGHAAVRLDFATGRDGSRWHLGFGPSF, encoded by the coding sequence ATGATCAAAGCTTGTAGATCGGCATCGTGCACGTGCGCCATGCTTGCGTCGCTCGGCCTGAATACTGCCGCTGCGGCCCAACCGGCCAGCGCGGCGCATCCCTCATCGCGCAGCGGCGAATCGAAGACGACGCCCGCCGCCCGGCCAGACGACGGCGGTGACCAGCGCCCTCAGGATCAGCAGTCCACGACCGCGGCCGCCAGCCGACCAGCGGGGCATGGCCCTTCCTGGCTGAGCCCGCTTCTGTCGCAAGTCAATCAGGCAGGTGACGGCTGGACACCCCGAGCGGGGCGAATTGTGAGCGGCGGTGGGTTGGCCTTGGGTCAGGCATACACGAAATCGATCTTCGAAGGCCGTGCCCGGGCCCAGGCCGAGATGCTCTTCTCGGTGAAGGGCTACCTGCAAGGCGAGCTGAGCCTGAGCTCTCGTCCGCTGGGTGCCGGTGGCCTGACGCTAGGAGGACGTCTTCGGTACTCGGATCTTCCTCAGGAGGATTTCTTCGGCTTCGGCCAAGCCTCGTCGGCGTCGATGCACACGAGCTATTCACATCGGATGACCGACGTCAGCCTGGTCGCAGCGTTGGCGCCACGACCCTGGCTGCAGATCGAGGGAACCGCCGGTTTCCTGAATCATGACCTCAGCCGAGGCCGCCAACCGGGCCTGCCGTCCATCGAGGAGCGCTTCACCGACGAGGCTGTTCCTGGGCTGGTCGGCACCACGCAGTTCATGCAGACCGGCGTGGCCGCCGTCGTGGACCTTCGAGACGTCGCCGAGGCGCCGCGGCACGGCGGGTGGTATAGAGCGTCGTTGACCCACTACGAGGGAATTGGTGGTAGCGGCGCGAGGTTCGCCAGCTTCGACGCGGATCTGCGGCAGTTCATCGCCATTCCGGGGACCACCAGACACGTGCTCGCGCTGCACGGCCAGGTCATGTCGACGGCGGGCGGCACGGACGCAGAGATACCATTTTTCATGATGCCGCGATTGGGGGGGAAATCCTTACGCGGATACGAGGTCTCGCGTTACACCGATCGCCATCTGCTGGCGTTTTCGGTCGAGCACCGGTGGGACGTCCATCCCAAGCTTCAGCTCGTGGGGTTCTTGGATGTCGGACAGGTGGCGCCCGCCTTGGGTGCCTTCGGGCTCGAGCGCTTCCGAAGCTCGGTCGGCACGGGCGTACGGTATCGCGTGGGAGGTCACGCTGCCGTTCGCCTCGATTTTGCAACGGGACGCGACGGCTCGCGCTGGCATCTGGGATTCGGGCCGTCCTTCTGA
- a CDS encoding aminotransferase class V-fold PLP-dependent enzyme, producing MGAHAILNLIYLDAHATTPCDPAVVEAMQPYFAEAFGNAASRHHAFGWRAREAVDAARAEIAALIGAHHKDILFTSGATESNNLALKGVAEGLGLRAEGGRHIVSVATEHRSVLDSCAALEARGVRVTRLPVQPDGLLVLDDLQAAIASDTVMVSVMAANNEIGVLQPLAEIGAVCRERGVLFHTDAAQAVGKIPIDVDRMQIDLLSCTAHKIYGPKGIGALYVRRQAKSALAAQMHGGGHERGLRSGTLNVPGIVGFGKACAISRSKMGEESEHLRLLRDRLLAGLEAAIADLQVNGSMEKRLPHNLHVSIPGIEGSALFLALDDIAVSPGAACTTASAEPSHVLAALSVNEDLGRASIRFGLTRFTTAEEIEYVISRLAGLVPHLRARQAALR from the coding sequence TTGGGAGCGCACGCCATTTTGAATCTCATCTACCTCGATGCGCACGCGACGACGCCCTGCGATCCGGCGGTCGTGGAGGCCATGCAGCCGTATTTCGCGGAGGCGTTCGGCAACGCCGCCAGCCGCCACCACGCCTTCGGATGGCGGGCACGAGAGGCGGTCGACGCCGCCCGCGCGGAGATCGCCGCTCTCATAGGCGCCCACCACAAGGACATCCTCTTCACGAGCGGTGCGACGGAGTCGAACAACCTCGCCTTGAAGGGCGTCGCCGAAGGACTCGGTCTGCGCGCCGAAGGTGGTCGTCACATCGTGTCGGTTGCCACCGAGCACCGATCCGTGCTCGATTCGTGCGCCGCGCTCGAGGCCCGCGGCGTCCGTGTGACGCGCTTGCCCGTGCAGCCGGATGGGCTATTGGTCCTCGACGATCTGCAGGCAGCCATCGCGTCCGACACTGTCATGGTGTCGGTCATGGCAGCCAACAATGAGATCGGTGTGCTGCAGCCGCTCGCAGAGATTGGTGCGGTCTGTCGTGAGCGCGGCGTGCTCTTTCATACCGATGCGGCACAAGCCGTCGGCAAGATCCCAATCGACGTCGATCGGATGCAGATCGACTTGCTCTCGTGCACGGCACACAAGATCTATGGGCCCAAGGGCATCGGCGCGCTGTACGTGCGGCGCCAAGCGAAGTCGGCACTCGCAGCGCAGATGCACGGCGGTGGCCACGAGCGCGGCTTGCGCTCCGGCACCCTCAACGTGCCCGGCATCGTCGGCTTCGGCAAAGCGTGTGCGATCAGTCGCAGCAAGATGGGGGAGGAGAGTGAGCATCTGCGCCTGTTGCGAGATCGGTTGCTGGCGGGGCTCGAAGCGGCGATCGCTGACTTGCAGGTGAACGGCTCGATGGAGAAACGGTTGCCGCACAATCTCCATGTGAGCATCCCAGGTATCGAGGGAAGCGCGCTGTTTCTTGCGCTTGACGACATTGCCGTGTCGCCTGGCGCGGCGTGCACGACCGCAAGCGCCGAGCCGTCGCATGTGCTCGCTGCCCTGAGCGTGAACGAAGATCTCGGGCGCGCGTCGATTCGATTCGGCCTCACGCGCTTCACGACGGCGGAGGAGATCGAGTACGTGATCTCACGCCTTGCCGGACTCGTGCCTCATCTGCGTGCGCGACAGGCGGCGCTCCGGTAG
- a CDS encoding ABC transporter substrate-binding protein — translation MKITVAHSPDSDDAFMFYGLASGAIDTGDLEVTQVLADIESLNQAALEGRYEVTAVSFHAYAYLGDRYALLPHGASMGDGYGPMVVTRAEAASRLDDLEVAIPGMRTSAWLVLQMYQPGLRHRVLPFDQILEAVRDGKVDAGLLIHEGQLTYEEAGLRQLIDLGAWWREKTAGLPLPLGCNVIRRDLGPDNMLRVSKLLRDSIAYALDHRTEAIAYAEQFGRGLDRERTDTFVGMYVNDLTLDYGERGRAAVQRFFDEAWALRLIPRPVETAFAE, via the coding sequence ATGAAGATAACCGTGGCACATAGCCCTGATTCCGATGATGCTTTTATGTTCTACGGCCTCGCGTCCGGTGCGATTGATACCGGTGATCTCGAGGTCACCCAGGTCCTTGCCGATATCGAATCATTGAATCAGGCGGCGCTCGAGGGACGCTACGAGGTGACCGCGGTGTCCTTTCATGCCTACGCCTATCTTGGCGATCGGTATGCGTTGCTACCGCATGGCGCCAGTATGGGCGATGGCTACGGACCGATGGTCGTGACTCGCGCGGAGGCAGCGTCTCGGTTGGACGATTTGGAAGTCGCGATTCCCGGCATGCGCACTTCTGCCTGGCTGGTCCTCCAGATGTATCAACCTGGCTTGAGGCATCGCGTGCTACCTTTCGACCAGATTCTAGAAGCGGTTCGCGATGGCAAGGTGGACGCCGGTCTGCTCATCCACGAGGGACAGCTGACCTACGAGGAGGCCGGCTTGCGTCAGCTCATCGATCTCGGTGCCTGGTGGAGAGAGAAGACCGCCGGCTTGCCGCTGCCGCTCGGATGCAACGTCATTCGTCGCGATCTCGGTCCTGACAACATGCTCCGCGTATCCAAGCTGCTGCGTGACAGCATTGCGTACGCGCTCGACCACCGCACGGAAGCCATCGCGTATGCGGAACAGTTTGGTCGCGGCCTCGATCGCGAGCGCACGGACACCTTCGTCGGGATGTATGTGAACGATCTGACGCTCGACTACGGTGAACGTGGGCGCGCCGCGGTGCAGCGCTTCTTCGATGAAGCGTGGGCGCTCAGGCTCATTCCGCGTCCGGTTGAGACCGCGTTCGCTGAGTAG
- a CDS encoding transporter: MNRLLALLIVSSVTYLITNRVLPAQMAARGTALALGFTLIAAALAGEIFGRLRLPRITGYLLFGILCGPYLGEVINSAMARELQVVNGVAVALIAFVAGTELNLHRLRPKLQAMLKMGGVTILVMWTGLWVAYWAAWPWLPLVPEADTLQRLALSALLSTVTVTFSPTVTIAVIAEGRARGPLAELVLAVVILGDLMLILLFTLSSEAVRWSLGGTPAVGAGLVSGLAWEIFGSLAFGALVGSVFALYLRWVGHELTVVLLAVCVLLSQLGSALHFAPLLAALATGLVVENIAPPQGDALRDAIERGALPVLVIFFAAAGANLQLAALAQIGYLAIAVSLLRLVCIRGGTTLGCRVAGLESPQARMVWMGLVSQAGVTLGLAVLVASEFPGWGDRLATLTVALIALHEIVGPILFRSALACAGELGKMDEEREGPDVLDDVHEAGARA; encoded by the coding sequence ATGAACCGGCTGCTTGCACTGCTAATCGTGTCGTCGGTCACGTACCTGATCACGAATCGGGTACTGCCGGCGCAGATGGCTGCCCGAGGCACGGCCCTCGCGCTCGGCTTCACGCTCATCGCCGCCGCGCTCGCCGGTGAAATCTTCGGGCGCCTGCGGCTGCCGCGCATCACGGGCTATCTGCTCTTCGGCATCCTCTGCGGGCCCTATCTCGGCGAGGTCATCAACAGTGCGATGGCCCGGGAGCTGCAGGTCGTCAACGGTGTCGCCGTGGCGCTCATCGCGTTCGTCGCCGGTACCGAACTCAACCTCCACCGCCTGCGCCCCAAGCTCCAGGCGATGCTCAAGATGGGCGGCGTGACCATCCTCGTCATGTGGACCGGTCTCTGGGTGGCGTATTGGGCGGCATGGCCGTGGCTTCCGCTCGTTCCCGAAGCGGACACGCTACAGCGCCTTGCGCTCTCCGCGCTCTTGAGCACGGTGACTGTGACCTTCTCGCCAACCGTGACGATCGCGGTCATTGCCGAGGGTCGCGCTCGCGGGCCACTTGCCGAGCTCGTTCTTGCCGTGGTCATCCTCGGTGACCTGATGCTCATCCTGCTCTTCACACTGTCTTCCGAGGCCGTGAGGTGGTCACTAGGTGGAACGCCCGCCGTCGGAGCCGGGCTCGTCTCGGGGCTGGCGTGGGAGATCTTTGGCTCGCTCGCGTTCGGCGCGCTGGTCGGATCCGTCTTCGCGTTGTATCTACGATGGGTAGGCCATGAGCTGACGGTCGTGCTGCTCGCCGTGTGCGTTCTACTCAGTCAGCTTGGCTCGGCACTGCATTTCGCGCCGTTGCTCGCGGCGCTGGCGACCGGCTTGGTGGTCGAAAACATCGCACCGCCCCAGGGAGATGCGCTTCGGGACGCCATAGAGCGCGGCGCCCTTCCGGTACTCGTCATCTTCTTTGCTGCCGCGGGGGCAAACCTGCAACTGGCCGCGCTCGCGCAAATCGGTTATCTGGCGATTGCGGTTTCGCTGCTCCGTCTCGTCTGCATCCGTGGGGGCACCACCCTGGGCTGCCGCGTCGCTGGCCTCGAGTCACCACAAGCACGGATGGTTTGGATGGGCCTCGTGTCGCAGGCGGGGGTCACACTCGGCCTTGCCGTCCTCGTAGCCTCGGAATTCCCTGGTTGGGGCGATCGGTTGGCCACTCTTACCGTGGCGCTCATCGCGCTGCACGAGATAGTGGGACCAATTCTCTTCCGCTCGGCCTTGGCATGTGCCGGGGAGCTCGGGAAGATGGATGAAGAGCGTGAGGGGCCGGATGTCCTCGACGACGTTCACGAAGCTGGGGCACGAGCTTGA
- a CDS encoding Rrf2 family transcriptional regulator, with the protein MFRLSKKADYALIAMKHLALSDEHASASAREIAGQYDIPVELMAKVLQRLARRDLLVSHQGTRGGYTLARPASRISVADIIEAVDGPVTMTACSTDDHDCEQYSKCNVRDPLWRIKDRILQALGTCSLLEIAQDAIPLMPTSPVTVVHRGTALKSPVMSPK; encoded by the coding sequence ATGTTCAGGCTATCGAAGAAGGCCGATTACGCACTGATTGCGATGAAGCACCTCGCGCTCAGTGACGAGCACGCCTCGGCGAGCGCGCGTGAGATTGCAGGGCAGTACGACATTCCTGTCGAGCTCATGGCGAAGGTTCTCCAGCGGCTGGCGCGTCGTGATCTGCTCGTCAGCCACCAGGGCACTCGCGGGGGCTACACGCTTGCACGCCCAGCCAGCCGGATCTCTGTCGCGGACATCATCGAGGCTGTCGACGGCCCAGTCACGATGACCGCGTGCTCGACCGACGACCACGATTGCGAGCAGTACTCGAAATGCAACGTGCGCGATCCACTGTGGCGCATCAAGGATCGCATCCTCCAGGCGCTGGGTACCTGCAGCCTTCTCGAAATCGCACAAGACGCCATTCCGCTGATGCCGACGAGCCCTGTCACGGTCGTTCACCGCGGTACAGCGCTCAAGTCACCAGTCATGAGTCCTAAGTAG